A single region of the Biomaibacter acetigenes genome encodes:
- a CDS encoding phytoene desaturase family protein, which yields MSRKSIIIIGAGIAGLSAGCYAVMNGYDTVIFEAHDKPGGLCTSWNRRGYTIDGCIHHLAGSGPSSELYRVWQELGALEGRGMVFHDEFVRVEDPEGRAFTVYTDIDRLEQHMKQLSIADAEVIEEYTRAARRFLNIDLLAFGLLKPWQIGMKSLPRIGDFIKWGKITLEDFAQKFKDPFLRKAFPVIQYGFSGIPMLIHLNFLAGCHNRTLGWPSGGSLQFARSIERRYTALGGRIHYRSRVEKILTEDNKAVGVRLSDGTEHRADTIVSAADGHTTIFGMLEGKYIDDGISKYYQAAPDYLDMSLQVSLGAARDMSREPHALALFLEDPLEVSGKKYERLDIEIFNFDKNLAPPGKTVIKAMFGASYGYWKDLRADRERYEYQKQEIARAVIDRMDKRFPGLKGQVEMVDVATPVTFENYTGNWKGLQAWMPPDRGFGTMMNGFTRSLPGLDNFYMAGQWAEAMIGISTAALSGRNLVRHLCKKYKRLFVTK from the coding sequence GTGTCTCGAAAATCCATCATTATTATTGGCGCCGGTATCGCAGGCCTTTCGGCGGGCTGCTATGCCGTGATGAACGGCTATGATACCGTTATCTTTGAGGCCCATGATAAGCCCGGGGGGCTATGCACATCCTGGAATCGCAGGGGTTACACCATTGACGGGTGCATCCACCATCTGGCAGGCTCTGGCCCGAGTTCCGAGCTGTACAGGGTGTGGCAGGAGCTGGGTGCCCTGGAAGGGCGGGGTATGGTGTTCCATGATGAGTTTGTGAGGGTTGAAGACCCCGAAGGCAGAGCCTTCACCGTTTACACCGATATAGATCGGTTGGAACAGCACATGAAACAACTTTCTATAGCAGACGCTGAGGTTATCGAAGAATACACCCGTGCAGCCCGACGATTCTTGAACATTGATTTATTGGCCTTTGGGCTGCTGAAACCGTGGCAAATCGGTATGAAATCGCTGCCCCGAATAGGTGATTTTATAAAATGGGGAAAAATCACCCTGGAAGATTTCGCTCAAAAGTTCAAAGATCCCTTTCTTCGCAAGGCCTTTCCGGTGATACAATACGGATTTTCCGGCATCCCCATGCTGATCCATCTGAATTTCCTGGCCGGCTGCCATAACCGCACGCTGGGATGGCCTTCGGGAGGCTCACTGCAATTTGCGCGCAGCATTGAAAGGCGCTATACTGCTCTGGGAGGCAGGATCCACTACAGGTCCCGGGTCGAAAAGATCCTGACGGAAGATAATAAAGCTGTGGGAGTAAGGCTGTCAGACGGTACCGAGCACCGGGCAGATACGATCGTTTCCGCCGCCGACGGTCATACCACCATTTTCGGCATGCTGGAGGGAAAATATATAGACGATGGCATCAGTAAATACTATCAAGCAGCCCCCGACTATCTTGATATGTCCCTTCAGGTCTCTCTGGGAGCAGCCCGGGATATGTCCCGGGAACCCCATGCCCTGGCTCTTTTTCTGGAAGACCCCCTGGAAGTGTCGGGTAAAAAATATGAGCGCCTGGATATAGAAATCTTCAATTTCGACAAAAATCTTGCCCCTCCCGGAAAAACCGTGATTAAAGCCATGTTCGGCGCAAGTTACGGATACTGGAAAGATCTTCGTGCCGACCGTGAACGGTATGAATATCAAAAACAAGAGATAGCCCGGGCCGTCATAGACCGCATGGATAAGCGTTTTCCAGGGCTTAAAGGCCAGGTGGAGATGGTGGATGTGGCAACACCCGTGACTTTCGAGAATTACACCGGCAACTGGAAAGGGCTTCAGGCGTGGATGCCGCCGGACAGAGGATTTGGCACCATGATGAATGGCTTTACGCGTAGTCTTCCGGGCCTTGACAATTTTTACATGGCAGGACAGTGGGCCGAAGCCATGATAGGCATATCCACGGCGGCATTATCGGGGAGGAACCTGGTGAGGCATTTGTGCAAGAAATACAAAAGGTTGTTTGTGACAAAATAG
- a CDS encoding ribonuclease H-like YkuK family protein, translated as MHFVSPTKGRLPLSEVVKDMIAFMEEEPSASYKLIIGTDSQARDHVCFVTAIIVHRVGKGARYYYRRKVMSAVKNLRHKIFTETSMSLEAVTLLKEELSKTRYKDMDVEVHVDIGQNGDTKELIREVVGWVMGSGYKIKIKPNACGATKVADKYTK; from the coding sequence ATGCATTTTGTCAGCCCTACAAAAGGGAGACTTCCCCTTTCCGAAGTAGTCAAGGATATGATAGCTTTTATGGAAGAGGAGCCTTCTGCCTCATATAAATTGATAATAGGTACCGATTCCCAGGCCCGCGATCATGTGTGTTTTGTCACCGCCATCATAGTACACAGGGTGGGTAAAGGTGCCCGCTATTATTACAGGCGCAAGGTCATGTCCGCGGTGAAAAATCTCAGGCATAAGATCTTCACCGAAACTTCTATGTCTTTAGAAGCGGTGACCCTGCTCAAGGAGGAGCTTAGCAAGACCCGGTATAAAGACATGGATGTGGAAGTCCATGTCGACATCGGTCAAAACGGAGACACTAAGGAACTCATCCGGGAAGTGGTAGGATGGGTCATGGGCAGCGGTTATAAGATCAAGATAAAACCCAATGCCTGCGGAGCCACAAAGGTAGCGGATAAATACACCAAGTAG
- a CDS encoding 3D domain-containing protein has translation MEPEVSTALKDELVIRITRAISVRVTADGKTVDMLTTKRTVKDVLAQAGIAVSPLDKVIPAGENHLSSGDEIKIIRVTEGFEKQKVKIPYRIIKKENNAMEKGLSRVLSKGKDGLKEVTYKVTFEDGREVERQATEEKIITPVQNETVEFGTITTVATARGEVRFKKAFRMLATAYCACKKCTNKEPGHPQYGITYSGIPVRPGIVAVDPRVIPLGSRLYVEGYGFALAADIGGAIKGNRIDLYYPTHGETERYGARRIKVYLLE, from the coding sequence GTGGAGCCCGAAGTAAGTACCGCCTTAAAGGACGAACTTGTGATACGCATAACCCGGGCCATCTCCGTAAGAGTTACCGCCGACGGAAAAACGGTGGACATGCTCACCACAAAAAGGACCGTGAAGGATGTCCTTGCCCAGGCCGGCATTGCCGTATCGCCCCTGGATAAAGTAATCCCCGCCGGGGAAAATCACCTCAGTTCCGGTGATGAAATAAAAATCATCCGGGTCACCGAGGGCTTTGAAAAACAGAAAGTAAAGATACCGTACCGTATTATAAAAAAAGAAAACAACGCTATGGAAAAAGGCCTTTCCAGGGTGCTTTCAAAGGGCAAAGACGGTTTGAAGGAAGTGACCTATAAGGTCACCTTCGAAGATGGCCGGGAAGTTGAAAGACAGGCTACGGAGGAAAAGATAATAACCCCCGTGCAAAATGAAACTGTGGAGTTCGGCACCATCACCACGGTGGCTACCGCCAGGGGAGAGGTAAGGTTTAAAAAAGCCTTCAGGATGCTGGCGACAGCTTATTGCGCATGTAAAAAGTGTACAAACAAAGAACCGGGGCACCCCCAGTACGGCATTACCTACTCTGGGATTCCAGTGAGACCCGGCATTGTAGCTGTGGACCCCAGGGTCATACCCCTTGGCTCCAGGCTTTATGTGGAAGGATACGGTTTTGCTCTGGCAGCCGATATCGGCGGCGCCATAAAAGGAAACCGCATCGACCTTTATTATCCCACCCATGGGGAAACCGAAAGATATGGCGCCAGGAGAATAAAGGTGTATCTGCTGGAATGA
- a CDS encoding TatD family hydrolase codes for MLIDVHAHLDDEAFDADRDEVIQKIKEAGMVVVNAGSDLKTSEFSVEMAQKYDFIYVCVGVHPHEAAKAPEDYLETLRQMAKYEKVVAMGEIGLDYYYDFCDKDTQKKVFAEQLALAKELDLPVVVHDREAHQDTLKILQESGVKKGLMHCYSGSYELAGEFMKLGFYFSFGGTITFKNAKRPKEVVSKLPLDKILLETDCPYLTPEPYRGKRNDPTKVEIIAQALANLRGISKEEVENTTTANAQRLFKFAKPI; via the coding sequence ATGCTCATTGATGTCCATGCTCACCTGGATGATGAGGCCTTTGATGCCGACAGGGATGAAGTGATACAGAAGATAAAGGAAGCCGGCATGGTAGTAGTCAATGCCGGCTCCGATTTAAAAACCAGTGAGTTTTCGGTGGAAATGGCACAAAAATATGATTTTATCTATGTTTGTGTGGGTGTTCATCCCCACGAAGCAGCCAAGGCCCCTGAAGATTATCTTGAAACCTTAAGGCAAATGGCAAAATACGAAAAAGTAGTGGCCATGGGTGAAATCGGCCTGGACTACTACTACGATTTTTGCGACAAAGATACTCAGAAGAAAGTTTTCGCCGAGCAGCTGGCTCTCGCGAAGGAACTGGACCTTCCTGTGGTGGTCCACGACAGGGAGGCCCACCAGGATACACTAAAGATACTGCAAGAGTCCGGCGTAAAAAAAGGCCTGATGCACTGCTACTCCGGAAGCTACGAGCTGGCCGGGGAGTTCATGAAATTAGGGTTTTACTTTTCCTTCGGCGGCACTATCACTTTTAAAAACGCCAAAAGGCCAAAAGAAGTAGTGTCAAAACTGCCTCTTGATAAAATCCTGCTAGAGACCGATTGCCCTTATCTTACACCGGAACCCTATCGGGGCAAAAGAAACGACCCTACAAAGGTAGAAATCATAGCCCAGGCCCTGGCGAACCTTCGGGGGATCTCAAAAGAAGAAGTGGAAAACACCACCACAGCCAACGCCCAACGATTATTCAAGTTTGCAAAGCCGATATAG
- a CDS encoding permease, giving the protein MFTIVLYLISIVFLIISFIKDKKKTKMALIKSWKSFMNILPAFAGVLALVGLALTILTPEIISRIIGANTGIIGMIITSIIGAITLIPGFVAFPLAASLLQKGAGIMQIAVFVSTLMMVGVVTMPLEIKYFGKKEAVLRNLFAYIFSFIVAFIIGMVVS; this is encoded by the coding sequence GTGTTTACTATAGTATTATATTTAATTTCAATTGTCTTTTTAATAATATCCTTTATAAAAGATAAGAAAAAAACCAAAATGGCTCTAATCAAATCCTGGAAGTCCTTTATGAACATCCTTCCGGCTTTTGCAGGGGTTCTGGCCTTAGTGGGTCTTGCTCTGACCATTCTAACTCCCGAAATAATATCCCGAATCATCGGCGCCAACACCGGGATAATAGGGATGATAATCACATCCATTATCGGTGCCATTACATTGATTCCCGGCTTTGTGGCCTTTCCCCTGGCCGCTTCTCTTTTGCAAAAGGGTGCCGGTATCATGCAGATAGCCGTTTTCGTTTCAACTCTCATGATGGTAGGCGTTGTAACCATGCCGCTGGAAATTAAGTATTTCGGGAAAAAGGAAGCAGTTTTGAGAAATTTATTTGCCTATATATTCTCCTTTATCGTAGCATTTATCATAGGGATGGTGGTATCGTGA
- a CDS encoding PadR family transcriptional regulator → MCGRGNMHFHHGHECQCPGFKMDRFVQPCMLLLLYEKPAHGYELMEKLSEFGFGDESPDPAMVYRNLRRMEEEGWIKSQWETEGAGPAKRLYTVTPEGEEAIHGWAFHVKRQMKRLEIFLERYEKNFMDEGA, encoded by the coding sequence ATGTGCGGTAGAGGAAATATGCATTTTCATCACGGCCATGAATGTCAGTGCCCTGGCTTTAAGATGGACCGCTTTGTCCAACCATGTATGCTATTGCTCCTATACGAAAAACCGGCCCATGGTTATGAGCTTATGGAAAAATTGAGCGAGTTCGGATTCGGCGATGAAAGTCCCGATCCTGCCATGGTTTATAGAAATTTAAGAAGGATGGAAGAAGAAGGCTGGATTAAATCCCAATGGGAGACTGAAGGGGCAGGCCCGGCCAAAAGGCTTTATACCGTAACTCCGGAAGGGGAAGAAGCCATTCATGGATGGGCATTTCATGTAAAAAGGCAAATGAAAAGGCTGGAGATCTTTCTGGAAAGATATGAAAAAAATTTTATGGACGAGGGGGCTTGA
- a CDS encoding permease — translation MKILKPYFLFLLIITADIIILLNNMKLGTLIFKNTYMNFSEMLGVIPPIFLLLGLFDVWVPRETIIRYMGEKSGITGIFLSILLGSAAAGPLYGAFPVAAIMMKKGAGFSNILIFLGAWSTMKIPQVLFEMSSLGTAFAITRWAVDLVGIIVMAVIIEKLISPEERSEIYRKHIEENI, via the coding sequence GTGAAGATATTAAAACCTTACTTTTTATTTTTACTGATAATCACAGCCGATATAATCATTTTGTTGAATAATATGAAACTCGGGACTTTGATCTTCAAGAACACCTACATGAATTTTTCAGAGATGCTCGGCGTAATACCTCCCATATTTTTGCTGCTGGGTCTTTTTGATGTGTGGGTCCCCAGGGAGACTATCATCAGGTATATGGGAGAAAAATCAGGGATTACGGGGATATTTCTTAGCATATTGCTGGGCTCCGCCGCAGCAGGGCCTTTGTACGGCGCTTTTCCTGTGGCCGCCATTATGATGAAAAAAGGTGCCGGGTTTTCCAATATCCTGATATTCCTTGGAGCATGGTCTACCATGAAAATACCCCAGGTCCTTTTTGAAATGAGTTCTTTGGGAACAGCTTTCGCCATTACCCGATGGGCCGTAGACCTGGTGGGCATTATTGTTATGGCTGTGATCATCGAAAAATTGATCTCACCGGAAGAAAGATCTGAAATATATAGAAAGCATATTGAGGAAAATATATAA
- the rsmA gene encoding 16S rRNA (adenine(1518)-N(6)/adenine(1519)-N(6))-dimethyltransferase RsmA → MMDIKAIMKKYGIKADKRLGQHFLTDEDPIHAMLNAAGIHRKDCVLEIGPGLGVLTVKLCEKAGKVVAVEKGRNLIPVLKSTTRDFKNICIIEEDVLKLDLELLKEQYFNSDFKVVANLPYYITSPIVMKIVENRSMIKVAVVMVQKEVAHRLTALPGGKDYGILSIAVQLYADVDIVCEVGREAFIPPPKVDSAVVRILLRQEPRVMLEDEALFFKVVEAAFGERRKTIRNSLKGRLVFPGISLDKIDAALEQAGIDPTRRGETLSIKEFARLTAVLRH, encoded by the coding sequence ATGATGGATATTAAAGCAATTATGAAAAAATACGGCATCAAGGCCGATAAAAGGCTGGGACAGCATTTTCTGACGGACGAGGACCCCATCCATGCGATGCTGAATGCGGCGGGCATCCACCGGAAAGATTGTGTGCTGGAGATAGGGCCAGGCCTTGGGGTGCTAACGGTGAAGCTTTGTGAAAAGGCCGGGAAAGTGGTGGCCGTGGAAAAGGGCAGGAATCTAATCCCAGTTTTAAAAAGTACAACCAGGGATTTCAAAAATATTTGTATAATTGAAGAGGATGTGCTAAAATTAGATTTGGAATTATTAAAAGAGCAATACTTTAATTCGGATTTCAAGGTGGTTGCAAATCTTCCTTATTACATCACGAGCCCCATAGTAATGAAAATAGTAGAAAACCGCAGCATGATAAAGGTGGCGGTTGTTATGGTGCAAAAAGAGGTGGCCCACAGGCTAACAGCCCTACCCGGCGGAAAGGACTACGGCATTTTATCCATTGCGGTACAGCTTTATGCCGATGTGGATATTGTATGCGAGGTGGGCAGAGAGGCCTTCATACCGCCGCCTAAAGTGGATTCGGCCGTAGTGAGGATTCTTTTAAGGCAGGAGCCGCGGGTGATGCTGGAAGACGAGGCCCTTTTTTTCAAAGTGGTGGAGGCAGCCTTCGGTGAGCGGCGAAAGACCATAAGAAATTCCCTTAAAGGTCGGCTTGTCTTTCCAGGCATATCCCTTGATAAAATTGACGCTGCCCTTGAACAAGCAGGCATCGACCCCACGCGTCGCGGTGAGACGCTATCTATTAAAGAGTTTGCAAGACTTACGGCAGTACTTCGCCATTGA
- a CDS encoding TatD family nuclease-associated radical SAM protein produces the protein MITYKLGNSLYLNITNRCTNRCGFCIRNNEIGVGGYDLWLEKEPTTKEIIEAIGDPTGYKEVVFCGYGEPLMRLQTVLDVAGYLKKNYPSVPIRINTNGQANLIYGEDVTPQFKGLIDVISISLNAENAGKYQEMCRSDYGEEAYYSILEFTRKCKNYIPRVVLSVVDLPSIDVEKCRKLAEDLGVEFRVRHYDKG, from the coding sequence ATGATAACGTACAAACTCGGAAATTCCCTATACCTCAACATCACCAACAGATGTACGAACAGATGCGGATTTTGCATAAGAAACAACGAGATCGGTGTGGGGGGCTATGACCTCTGGCTGGAAAAAGAACCTACTACTAAAGAAATAATAGAAGCTATAGGCGACCCCACCGGCTATAAAGAAGTAGTCTTTTGCGGCTACGGTGAGCCTCTCATGAGGCTTCAGACGGTGCTGGACGTGGCGGGATACCTCAAGAAAAATTATCCATCGGTCCCCATCCGCATAAATACCAACGGCCAGGCCAACCTCATATATGGCGAGGATGTGACTCCCCAGTTCAAGGGGCTTATAGATGTAATCTCCATAAGCCTCAATGCCGAGAATGCCGGTAAATACCAGGAAATGTGCCGTTCCGACTATGGTGAAGAGGCCTATTATTCCATCCTGGAGTTTACCAGGAAATGCAAGAATTATATTCCCCGGGTGGTCTTATCGGTGGTGGACCTTCCTTCCATCGATGTGGAAAAGTGCCGCAAGTTGGCAGAGGATCTGGGGGTTGAATTCAGAGTAAGGCATTACGACAAGGGATAA
- a CDS encoding EcsC family protein, with protein MSFYKKAAAVGGAGTGGGGFLLGLADLPIL; from the coding sequence CTGAGTTTTTATAAAAAAGCTGCCGCCGTTGGCGGTGCCGGCACCGGGGGAGGCGGTTTCCTGCTGGGCCTGGCGGATCTGCCCATCCTATAA
- the metG gene encoding methionine--tRNA ligase has protein sequence MDKRRKLDMDKKTFYITTPIYYPSDKLHIGHSYTTVAADAMARFKRLTGYDVFFLTGTDEHGQKIQRKAEEHDKTPKEYVDEIVAWIKELWRTLDVSYDHFIRTTDDYHVKAVQNIFQKLYDQGDIYKGEYEGWYCTPCEAFFTEHQLTDGKCPDCGRPVELIREEAYFFKLSKYQDKMIEYIETHPDFIQPPSRRNEMINNFLKPGLEDLCVSRTSFDWGIPVPFDEKHVVYVWIDALSNYITALGYSLDNDELYKKFWPADVHLVGKEIVRFHTIIWPIMLMALGVPLPKKVFGHGWLILEGGKMSKSKGNVVDPKVLVDLYGVDAVRYFLLREIPFGADGVFSNKALVDRINFDLANDLGNLLSRTTTMIEKYCGGKIPTPGAVEETDNDLKSMAEALPEKVEKLMDGLEFSGALQEIWRFIGRANKYIDETMPWSLAKDPAKRERLSTVLYNLAEALRIISVHISPFMPNTPAKIREQLGIADENLTTWESVKAWGKLPAGLTVSRKEIIFPRIEEPAVPDSESDANAASVAGNTEIQKSAEDKETRKDKNKAEKAAGEAQQEEGANLISIDDFAKVQLRVAEVLEAEKVQGADKLLKLQIKLGEEKRQIVAGIAKYYTPEQLIGKKIVVVANLKPARLRGIESQGMLLAASNTEKLALLTVDKDIESGAKIK, from the coding sequence ATAGACAAAAGGAGGAAACTTGATATGGACAAAAAGACCTTTTACATTACCACACCCATTTACTATCCCAGCGATAAACTGCACATAGGCCATTCCTACACCACGGTGGCGGCCGACGCCATGGCCCGGTTCAAGAGGCTCACGGGCTACGATGTGTTTTTCCTGACGGGCACCGATGAGCACGGTCAGAAGATCCAGCGCAAGGCCGAAGAACACGATAAGACCCCCAAGGAATATGTGGATGAGATAGTGGCATGGATAAAGGAACTCTGGAGGACCCTGGATGTATCCTATGACCACTTCATCCGCACCACCGACGACTACCATGTGAAGGCGGTGCAGAACATATTCCAGAAGCTCTACGATCAGGGTGATATATACAAAGGCGAGTATGAGGGCTGGTACTGCACCCCATGCGAAGCCTTTTTCACCGAGCACCAGCTGACAGATGGCAAATGCCCCGACTGCGGGCGGCCGGTGGAGCTCATCCGGGAGGAAGCATATTTCTTCAAGCTTTCAAAGTATCAGGATAAAATGATAGAATACATCGAAACCCACCCGGATTTCATTCAGCCTCCCTCCCGGCGAAATGAGATGATAAACAACTTCCTGAAGCCCGGCCTGGAGGACCTGTGCGTTTCCAGGACCAGTTTTGACTGGGGAATTCCGGTACCTTTCGATGAAAAGCATGTGGTCTATGTCTGGATAGACGCTCTTTCCAACTACATTACCGCCCTGGGATATTCCCTGGACAATGATGAGCTCTACAAAAAATTCTGGCCGGCGGATGTGCACCTGGTGGGAAAAGAGATAGTGAGATTCCACACCATCATATGGCCCATTATGCTAATGGCGCTGGGGGTGCCTTTGCCCAAAAAAGTATTCGGCCACGGCTGGCTCATCCTGGAAGGCGGCAAGATGTCCAAATCCAAGGGCAATGTGGTGGACCCCAAAGTCCTGGTGGACCTGTATGGAGTGGATGCGGTAAGATACTTCCTGCTTCGCGAGATCCCCTTCGGGGCCGATGGAGTCTTTTCCAACAAGGCCCTGGTAGACAGAATAAATTTTGATTTAGCCAACGACCTTGGCAACCTGCTTTCCAGAACTACCACTATGATCGAGAAATATTGCGGCGGTAAAATTCCCACTCCGGGTGCTGTAGAAGAAACCGATAATGATTTAAAGTCCATGGCCGAGGCCCTCCCGGAAAAGGTGGAAAAACTCATGGACGGTCTGGAATTTTCCGGGGCTCTGCAGGAAATATGGAGATTCATAGGAAGGGCTAACAAATACATCGACGAGACCATGCCCTGGAGTCTGGCCAAAGACCCTGCAAAAAGGGAACGCCTTTCTACGGTGCTCTATAACCTGGCAGAAGCTCTGCGCATAATATCGGTGCATATTTCTCCCTTTATGCCCAATACCCCGGCTAAAATAAGGGAGCAACTGGGCATTGCCGATGAAAATCTCACCACCTGGGAAAGCGTGAAGGCCTGGGGCAAATTACCGGCGGGCCTTACCGTATCAAGGAAGGAGATCATATTCCCCAGGATTGAAGAGCCTGCCGTACCCGACAGTGAAAGTGATGCTAATGCTGCCTCTGTAGCAGGTAATACCGAAATACAAAAGTCCGCCGAAGATAAGGAGACCAGGAAAGACAAAAATAAGGCAGAAAAAGCAGCAGGCGAAGCACAGCAGGAAGAAGGCGCAAACCTCATCTCCATAGATGATTTTGCAAAAGTTCAGCTTCGGGTAGCGGAAGTGCTGGAAGCCGAAAAGGTCCAGGGAGCTGACAAACTCCTGAAGCTTCAGATAAAGTTAGGTGAAGAAAAACGGCAGATAGTGGCGGGCATCGCCAAGTACTATACACCGGAACAGCTCATAGGTAAAAAGATAGTGGTGGTGGCCAACTTGAAGCCCGCCAGACTTCGCGGCATCGAGTCCCAGGGCATGCTACTGGCGGCTTCCAATACCGAAAAATTGGCACTCCTTACAGTAGACAAAGATATAGAATCCGGGGCAAAAATAAAATAA